From the genome of Thermodesulfovibrionales bacterium:
GAGGGCAAGGGCCCCTGCCAAGGGGAGTGCGGGAACTATCCAGAGGAGACCGAGCATTTCACCCCCTCATTTTACTTGCAGCATCGGCATCTAAGGTTCCGAGGCTGTGATAGAACCTGAGCAGAAGGGCGAGGCCCACCGAAACCTCGGCAGCAGCCACGGCGAGGATGAAGATAAACATCACCTGACCGTCAGGCTGTCCCCACCGCGAACCCGCAACGACAAAGGCCAATCCGGCGGCGTTGAGCATGACCTCAACAGACATAAGGATAAAGAGGATGTTGCGCCTGATGATCAGACCTCCGAGTCCGATGACGAAGAGAAGACCGGCAAGGATGAGTCCGTGTTCCATCGGCACCGAAACCATTTACTCTCTCCCTCCGTCTCTCTTGCGGGCACTCTTCCGGCC
Proteins encoded in this window:
- the nuoK gene encoding NADH-quinone oxidoreductase subunit NuoK, with translation MVSVPMEHGLILAGLLFVIGLGGLIIRRNILFILMSVEVMLNAAGLAFVVAGSRWGQPDGQVMFIFILAVAAAEVSVGLALLLRFYHSLGTLDADAASKMRG